The following are from one region of the Etheostoma spectabile isolate EspeVRDwgs_2016 chromosome 2, UIUC_Espe_1.0, whole genome shotgun sequence genome:
- the LOC116698479 gene encoding dynein heavy chain 8, axonemal (The sequence of the model RefSeq protein was modified relative to this genomic sequence to represent the inferred CDS: added 62 bases not found in genome assembly), translating to MFDPSFSFYTGYNIPICKTIEEYMECIQSLPTVDSPQALGLHPNADITYQTNTSAEVLDTITNIQPKESAGGSGVTRESIVQNMAQDMLGKLPPNYVPHEVKARLLKMGALNPMNIFLRQEVDRMQRIISVVRTSLTDLNLAIDGTIIMSENLRDALDNIFDARVPNLWKKISWESSTLGFWFTELLERNKQFRSWVFEGRPKTFWMTGFFNPQGFLTAMRQEVTRANKGWALDNVTLTNKVLKQAQEEITASPTEGVYVHGLYLDGAGWDRKSSHLIESPPKVLFTPLPVIHMFAVNSTAPVDPKLYVCPVYKKPRRTDLNYVTAVGLSTIQPPDHWILRGVALLCDIK from the exons ATGTTTGACCCCTCATTCAGCTTCTACACGGGCTACAATATTCCAATATGCAAGACAATAGAGGAGTACATGGAATGTATTCAGAGCTTACCCACTGTGGATTCGCCCCAGGCGCTGGGGCTGCATCCCAATGCTGATATCAC GTATCAGACAAACACATCTGCTGAAGTTCTCGACACAATCACGAACATCCAGCCCAAGGAAAGCGCAGGGGGATCAGGAGTGACTCGGGAGTCTATTGTTCAGAACATGGCGCAGGACATGTTGGGGAAATTGCCCCCTAATTATGTGCCACATGAG GTCAAAGCCAGGCTGTTGAAAATGGGAGCTCTGAACCCAATGAACATATTCCTACGTCAGGAGGTGGATCGAATGCAAAGGATCATCAGTGTGGTGCGCACTAGTCTGACTGACCTAAATTTGGCCATTGATGGCACTATCATAATGAGCGAG AACCTCCGTGATGCCCTGGACAATATCTTTGATGCACGTGTGCCAAACCTGTGGAAGAAGATCTCCTGGGAGTCATCCACACTGGGCTTCTGGTTCACAGAGCTTCTGGAGAGAAACAAGCAGTTCCGCAGTTGGGTGTTTGAAGGAAGA AGAAGTAACAAGAGCAAACAAAGGCTGGGCTCTGGACAACGTTACCCTGACCAACAAAGTACTGAAGCAGGCACAGGAGGAGATCACAGCCTCACCTACA GAGGGAGTTTACGTCCATGGTCTGTACCTGGATGGCGCCGGCTGGGACAGGAAGAGCTCTCATCTTATTGAGTCCCCACCCAAAGTGCTGTTCACACCATTGCCTGTAATCCACATGTTTGCCGTGAACTCCACTGCCCCCGTGGATCCTAAGCTCTATGTCTGCCCCGTCTATAAAAAACCAAGACGCACAGACCTAAATTATGTCACAGCAGTGGGGTTATCAACCATTCAGCCACCAGACCACTGGATCTTGCGTGGAGTTGCCCTGCTCTGCGACATCAAATAA
- the LOC116698416 gene encoding LOW QUALITY PROTEIN: vacuolar protein sorting-associated protein 37A-like (The sequence of the model RefSeq protein was modified relative to this genomic sequence to represent the inferred CDS: inserted 1 base in 1 codon), whose amino-acid sequence MNWLFPLSKGSGSLPLNSLQQQRQRQIESLKAAHPSLAEIQKDVEYRIPFTVNNSTISVNILLPPQFPQEKPVVSVYPPVGHHLVDGNNGTIITSPLITNFGMHSDLGKVIQSLLDEFWKSPPALMSTGPAGFTYMYKSXGMAPTPQAYHYGPRHVGPGHTAPTGPGPAPALMPHPGADGGHGPPRAPAPYGVISDLPLPVPTGDLQAGLNGHMYKMPEIPESFPELCDLNLAQLSNMSENEDLLQEFFVSLPQLKQVTSDKEELITNIVDVAKKNLQMEPQLEGKRQEMLYKYEQLTQMKSSFETRMQRQHELSESCSLSTLQARLKVAAHQAEEESEETAENFLEGRTDIDEFLTSFMEKRTLCHSRRAKEEKLQQSINTHGPFPTSH is encoded by the exons ATGAACTGGCTTTTCCCCCTGTCCAAAGGCTCCGGATCTCTCCCTCTGAACAGCCTCCAGCAACAAAGACAGCGGCAGATCGAGTCACTCAAAGCCGCTCATCCCAG CCTCGCAGAGATCCAGAAGGATGTGGAGTACAGAATACCATTCACAGTCAACAACTCCACCATTAGTGTTAACAT TCTGCTGCCTCCTCAGTTCCCCCAGGAGAAGCCGGTGGTTAGTGTCTACCCCCCTGTTGGTCATCATTTAGTTGACGGCAATAATGGCACCATCATCACTAGCCCTCTTATTACTAAC TTTGGGATGCACTCCGATCTGGGTAAGGTCATTCAGAGTCTGCTGGATGAGTTCTGGAAAAGTCCTCCTGCCTTGATGTCAACAGGCCCTGCTGGCTTTACTTA TATGTACAAGT TGGGTATGGCTCCTACCCCTCAGGCTTACCACTACGGTCCACGCCACGTGGGCCCCGGTCACACGGCGCCTACTGGGCCAGGCCCAGCTCCAGCTCTCATGCCTCACCCAGGAGCCGATGGTGGCCATGGGCCCCCTCGAGCTCCAGCCCCATACGGAGTGATTTCTGACCTGCCACTGCCTGTTCCTACTGGAGACCTACAG GCTGGATTGAACGGACACATGTACAAGATGCCTGAGATTCCTGAGTCTTTTCCTGAACTCTGTGACTTGAA TCTGGCCCAGTTGTCCAACATGTCTGAAAACGAGGATTTGTTACAGGAGTTCTTTGTGAGTTTGCCACAACTGAAACAGGTCACCAGTGATAAAGAAGAGCTGATCACCAATATAGTTGATGTGGCTA AGAAAAATCTTCAGATGGAGCCACAGCTGGaaggaaaaagacaagaaatgcTCTACAAG TATGAACAGCTGACTCAGATGAAGTCGTCCTTTGAGACAAGAATGCAGAGACAgcatgagctcagtgag AGTTGCAGTCTTAGTACTCTCCAGGCCCGGTTAAAAGTTGCAGCCcaccaggctgaggaggagtcGGAGGAGACGGCTGAAAACTTCCTGGAGGGACGCACGGACATAGACGAATTCCTGACCAGCTTCATGGAGAAGAGAACG CTTTGCCACAGCAGAAGGGCCAAAGAGGAAAAATTGCAACAGTCCATCAACACACATGGACCGTTTCCTACCAGCCACTAG
- the nsmce1 gene encoding non-structural maintenance of chromosomes element 1 homolog, producing MSRQMEDSHRRFLQTMMANGIVDEQSARTLYQYCCETHNTQHVPDKLDDFIETINSKLQPLFMQIRKGMSEDNGDQFYALVNMAETDVTRMSSDYADNELELFRKTMDLIVCSENGKASSTDILNSADILTTKKLKKSETEHLLNRLVHDKWLNEKRGEYTLSTRCIIEMEPYIRSMYQDQVKVCHICRNIAFQCQICEKPTCGIKIHNPCVARYFKGRAEPRCPACDDFWPHEIPEVRRPRSQSRR from the exons ATGTCACGACAGATGGAAGACAGCCATCGACGGTTCCTACAGACCATGATGGCCAATGGCATCGTTGATGAACAAAGTGCAAGGACGCTATATCAATATTGTTGTGAAACCCATAACA cacAGCACGTCCCTGATAAACTGGATGATTTCATAGAAACCATCAACTCAAAGCTGCAGCCCTTGTTCATGCAAATTAGAAAAGGGATGTCCGAAGACAACGGTGACCAGTTCTATGCATTG GTGAACATGGCTGAGACTGATGTCACCAGGATGTCGTCAGATTACGCTGACAATGAGCTGGAGCTGTTCAGGAAAACG ATGGACCTGATCGTTTGCTCTGAGAATGGCAAGGCCTCCTCCACTGATATTCTGAACAGCGCCGACATCCTGACCACCAAAAAGCTGAAGAAGAGCGAGACCGAGCACCTCTTGAACCGACTCGTGCATGACAAATGGCTCAATGAG AAACGGGGTGAATACACTTTGTCCACCAGATGTATTATAGAGATGGAGCCATATATTCGCTCAATGTACCAGGACCAGGTCAAAGTTTGCCACATCTGTCGCAACATTGCTTTTCAG TGCCAAATTTGTGAGAAGCCTACATGTGGTATAAAAATACACAACCCCTGTGTGGCCAGATATTTCAAAGGAAGAGCAGAGCCGCGTTGTCCAGCTTGTGATGACTTTTGGCCACATGAAATCCCTG AAGTCAGACGGCCCCGGTCTCAGTCCAGGCGATGA